The genomic window TTATCGCCCAAAGCGGCGCTGGCCATGCATATCACCAACCTAATGACGCGCTCCTTTTGTGTTTCGCGCATCGGACTGAAGGATCTGCCCATGTCCGTGGCCTTCTTTTCGTCCGTGGAGGTAGACACTGTGCTGCGCAAGGAGTGCACCATGGACTGCAAGACGCCCTCGAATCCGCATGGCCTGCGCATCGGTTATGGAGTTCAACCAGGTCAGAGCTTGAGCGTAGCGGAGGCCATCGAGAAGGGCGGTGGTAACGATGTCAGTCAGTGGGACTGGATAAAAAAGAGTTAGCTGCCTACTCAGCATACTCAAGACCAATTGATAAGTGCTTATTTGTTACTCAGGAAGTCAAAGAGACTTGGAGGCTACTAAATATGGTTACAAGTTCCTcgtaaaatgttaaatatatttttgaagtgtttttaaattagataTAGTTGTAAGCCTTTGAATAATTAACGACTTTATCTACAGAATCTTGCATTTAAAGAATCCTGTTGTTGAAATGACTCCCAGTTCCCAAGGCAAACACTCAATTTAATCTAAATGAAATGAcctatatttatgtatttttgttctttgttttCGGTAATACTTAACatccaaaaaaatatacaaacgTGAGTAGTTAACCATACACTAGAAGATACGATCGGCGTAAGCCTAAAGAGAATGTAGTCAACACCTAACCTTATAACATCCCGTCGCCGGCGTTTACAAGTTTTGGGCCAGCGATTCGATCTCGTCCAGGAAGTAGACCATGTCCGACTCCTCCAGACAGGAGTTCTGCAGCACCAGGCGGAAGAAGTTGGGCAGCTGGCGCAGCGGCTGGTACGTGATCATCATGGAGCCCTTCTTGATCATGCCCTCCTTGACCTTCGGAGCCACCTTGTGCAGCCTGTCGTAGAACTCCCGATTGCGCTCCATTTCCCGCAGACCAGGCGGCACATACCAGAAGCTGATGTTGGTGCACTCGGGGCTCTCGAGGACGAGCTCGAATCCTGGACGCTCCCTCACCTTGGCGGTGAAGAACTCGGCCATGCGGAAGACCTTCTCGACATGCGCCTCCAGACCCTGAGTGCCCTTGGCCTTCCACATGAACCAGAACTTGAAGACATCCGCTCGACGGCCGCACTGGATGTGCTTGTCGCCGGTGTCGAAGGATGTGTCATAGAACTTGTCCTTCTGGAACAAGTACGTCGCATTGGTCGAGTGGCACTGGGCCAGCACCTGTTGGTGGCGCGTCAGGAAGGTGGAGCACTGCTGCGAGGCAGCCAGCAGCTTGTGTGGATTCCAAGTGACCGAGTCAGCCCTGCCGAGAAACGCAAATTCAGTTTCCCCTTGAAAAAGTCCACCAGGATCCACCAAACTCACCGTTCGATGCCACTGAGCAGATGGCGATACTTCTTGGACATGAGGGCACCGCCTCCCCAAGCCGCATCCACGTGCATCCACATGTTGTACTTCTTGCACAGCTCTGAGATCCCAGCGAGATCATCGAAGGCGCCCAGCACAGTGGTTCCGGCTGTGGCCGAGACCATCAGCGGCTGCCAGTTGTTCTCCAGGCACTGCTTCACCTGCTCCTCCAGGTCGCTCAGCCGCATCTTGCCCACCTCGTTGGTGGCTATCTTGCGCACATGCTCGCTGCCGAAGCCCATGAACATGGCCAGCTTCTCCACGGAGTAGTGGGCGTCCTCCGAGGTGAAGATAATCAGCGGTTTGGCGTTGAAGAGTCCGTTTTTCTGCAGATTCAAAAGGTAATATTTGTATGTTGATAAAATGTAGTAATACATTTTTAGATAGCTTAAGTATTTTATAAAAGCATTCTTTTAGTTCCATGGATAAAAGCAGCTTAACATATTTTACTAAGTTATAAATAGTTatttgaattgatttttggACTGAATTCCTTCAACCGACAAGCAATTTATCAGTTAAATTAGTTAAATATATGAATTGAATAATGAGACATAAATTATAACTTTTGAATGTTCTGGCACAGAAAATCGAAACCTTTTTAAATATCTTCTTTTCATTCTTGAATCACAATCTGCATCATCATTATATCAATATATCTGATAATTTCGTTAAGAACTTCAAGTTTCACTTGCATACATGTCACAGGCATGACTAACGATTTGGCCAGTCACTTGCCGATCTGGATCGCGACTTCCGCGTGGATTGGCGGTAAACCACTTGGCTTCAATGGGGCGCACTCACCTTGGACTCGGGCGAGTGTCTGTAGCGGGCGCAGCTGATTGCATAACCGTTGGCTATCGAGCCGCCAGGACAGAAGATGCCATCGCCCTGGCCGCCGTTGGGGAAGCCCACTATGCGTCGCATCTCGGCCAGCACCTGCTCCTCCATCAGTGTGAAGAGTGGAGCCACCTCGTAGGTGTACACGCTGGGATTGAGGGCATCGGTCAGCCATTGACCCACCAGGGCGTACGGATCCACACCCGAGTACAACTGGTTGATGAAGTAGGGGTGTCCCGTCTTGACGGAGAACCGGATCGTTTCCCTCAGCAGCTCGCGCAGCTTGTCCTGCGATTCACCCTTCTCCCGCAGCTGGAAGTCGAAAAGCTGACGCAGCTCCGCTGGCTCGTGCCATTCGACGACCTTCGAGGAGCGGTTGGTGCCCTGGAAAACGGCCAGCTTGATGATCTCGTCGACGCAGGCGCGGATGAAGCCCTCGAACTCTGCCGCCGGATGGCTGGCCACAAAGCTGGACAGATCATCCTTGGAGCTCGtgatattgttattattattattattggtgGCTAACATTTTGCTGGCCGTCTCGAATGCAACTGCGGAGGAGGAATCAGCCGGTGAGGACGTGGTCGCCACCAATGCTGCCGCGGCTGTCAATGGGGTAGCGCTTGCCAAATCATCGCCACTTGTACTGTAGGGCTTAAATATAGATTCCTTGAAGTGATGTGTGGGAAAGTTCTCGCTGGCcagcattttattggctcTCGGCTGCTGTTTATACTGTAAGCGACTTGGCTAACGCTCCTATTTCCGATGTACTagatgatgttgctgctgttgctgctgttgctgctgttgctgctgctgctgctgttgctgctgtttctgctgctgctgctgcagattgCACTTGACAATGATTCCGAGTGAACTGAATGAACTGGCGATGTTGTTGCCGCTTTTATAAAAGCTCGCCGACTTCCACAACTCAGAATCCGAAACCGAGTGCCGCTTACATAAAGGCAATGCCGCTCGAGAGCCGAGCGGGCAAGTGGTGCCGATCTCACCTGGTTTGGCTCGTGGATTCTGGTTATGCGGCTGCCACTGGTGCTCCACCTCGGAAAGCAGCTCATTCCTGAGCAATGCAGAGCAGAGCACTAATTGCAGGGATTTCCCTGGTCCACTCATCccagaatccagaatccaAAACCCCCAAATCCCAGCCAGATGTGGCTGGTAGTTAATTGGCTGGCTAATTGATATGCTCATGTAATACAATTATGTACGAGCAATTACGACGCCTTGATTATGCGCAGAGGTCTAATCTTCTCCAGCAATTTTCCGCGGGGTTTCTCTCTCATTAGCCGCAATCAAGTGtgcattaaatgcaaatgcattgaATAATTCTTTGGCCAATTGTTGCGCAAATTGCGCAACTGAGACGTGATATCGAGAAAATGGGAGACTGGCACCTAGACCACCAGTTGGTGTAGGTCGCCTCGTCTAGCTTCCGATATGTTGGTCAAGCTGCAAGGAAAGAAAAGCCAAATCCACCAAGATAGCTGATCTCGGCCGATGGCCTTGTCTACAGGGTATGGAGTGCATGGTGCTCTATAAATATCTCGTAGAGGTGCCCACTCAGCGGAAATTCCCCGAGTGTCTGCGATGATAGATGGATGTTCATAGATGTTCATAGGACACAATTGGACACGAAAGATATGTCACGACACGATATACATATGTCTTCCCAGCATTATACACCAACCAACTGCAGCAGTGACGTTCCCGAATTCGGTTTATTCACCTGGGCAACGGAATCGCCACGCGCGTTGTGCTTGATTGGTACTTCACCGAGGATCCAAATCGGTTCGCAACCGTGTGACACATCGTTTTGGGCCGCAAGTGGGGGATTTAATGGGATGCACACATAACTTCGTCGATAACTTGGGATGATAAGGGGCTGGACACGATTGTGAAAATACGAATATACGAAAACAcgaaaataattcaaatacaACAACCGGTTCGGTTCCAGCGGCGAGCAGCCCAAAATTTCAGGAAGCATTTGCTCAACGATCATGACGTTAGAAAAGCGAAAGTCAAACCGCGTCGTTTCCAAtacctgtgtgtgtgtgtgtgtgtgtgtgtgtgtgtgttgtgtgtgtccAATTTAATTGCACCTAATGCAGTGAGACAACAATCGCTCTAGTTTTTCCTACCTACCGAAACTAATTAGCAATACACAATGTTTATAATGGCTGAGACTATGCTGGACACTGCGAGAATGCCAGGTGTAGCAGATGTCGGATGTCAGTTCACGGCGACTTCCTCAAGGCCCTTGGGCCTATAAAGAATAGCTTGGATCTCTGAACATGTGAAGTGATCTTAAAAAAACGTCTGCATTCGAAAAGCCTTGACAATCGATTCTATTTGCcttggctgtggctgtggatACCAGTACTTAGCTTAGTTTAGTTCAACTGGGCCAGTTTTTGGGCATCAAAAGACGTCGCCAACTGTCTAACAATAGggttatattttattgttttacgTTCTACGATCAATACAATGTTCTcgatatttacaaatatttataatagtaattatataataacataatttcttgtttgcatttcttgTTGGTTGGCTTGTGTGTCCTGCGTTCATTCGCATGTGTTCATATGCCGTGCCTATTCTGTAAATGAGAGCGTGTTCTGTTTTACCTTGTTTAATGAGTTGCAAACTATCAAATTCATCGAATCCAACTCGGGTCATCCTGTCATACATACGGCCGTATGCCAACTAGAATACATAAACTGTGCCTACGTATATATATCTCACGTTCCGTCCTCATATATATCTGCACTCAAGCAGTACTCGCAACTTTGAATCTTACGGATCATACTCGTAGTTTTTGTCCTATCACATCGCCaggcaatttaaattattcttCGTTTGTACTTGGGTAAAGAAACATCGTACCTTTATCTGCAGATGAATAAATAGGTGAGGAAAAACGTTTTAAAGGAGCGGGAGTGCTACTCACCTGGATTGTTATAGAAGTTAGCGCTTAGACTAGGTTTTGGTGGAAGTTTGGGTGTGCCCTCGAGGCTCGTGGCAATCGGAAAGAACTCCTTCGGGGACGAGCGGGACTGCGTCGGATTCGAatggtgctggtgctgatggtgCGGGAGATGGGTAGCATGATGGTGTTGCGAGTAGATCGCGGGATGCGCCTGTTGCTGCCGCATTCGCAGTTGGTGGGCATAGCTGCTCGACGTACTCTCCACCGGATGGCTGGGAATGTTGGGGGACATCGGCGACATGGCGGGTGTCAGCGGTGATGTGGTCGTCGAGGAGCTTGCCGCTGGCGAGATTGGTAGCGGCAGCGGTTCGTCCGTCGCCACCGCCTGCGACACGGTCACTAGTGTCGTGCTGATGGGTCCAACCGCCGACGGCTGGGTAGTTGCCGCTGCCCGCTTCTCGATCGCCGAGTTGCGGCGTATCATAATACTGCTGGTGTTGGGCAGGAGCAGACTGCTCTTGCCCACAAACTCCTTGCTCTTGCCATGGCTCTGTCGCAAGTAGCTGATGCCCGTGGAATGGTTGAGCCGTGGCGGTATCGGGGGCGGACTGAGTTCGCCATCACGCGGGGGTAACTGCAATGATTGATAAAATTAATGCTGCGATCTACCATTTGCAAGCTAAATAATATAAGTGAGGGTACTTACTGTGGGTGCGTCTGGCGCCTGTCGCTTTTGCGCCATGTCCGCACAGCTCTCAGTGCGCTCCTTGCGTCTGGGTGGCAGTGGAGGCGGCACTGCGCGGTACTCCATATTGGTGGCCATCGGAACATTGACATGCGGTGAGATGGGCACTGCCCCCGGCTGTCCCTGATGGGCGCTGTTGAAATAGAAGCCACCCGGACAGAACTCCTCCCCGGCCGATGCAGACATGCCTGTTAGGGTCACGGTGCTGGCAGTGCTATGCGTTGGGCTGTTCTGCATACGCCCATGGAATGGTGAGCGATTGCCGGTTTCGTGACGCGGACTGACCACTAGCTTGGGCAGCGGCGAGGGCGGAGCTTCCGTGTCCGATGCAAATGGATTGCTGTCCGGCAGGGACTGCGGCGGCAGGTGCTCCGGCAGCGCTGGACTGAACACATCCATTGCTGACGAACTGGCCAATGTCGAGTGGTTAGCCCAGACATGCGCGCCCGGTTTCTTGGGGAGATGTGGCGCCGGCACCGAAACCTCCCCGTTGTTCTGTTCCGCCCGAGTGTGCTGTGGCGTTCCACTCCAGCTGCTAGTATTCCGTTCGGGTATAATAACAGGGGCGAAAACGGAGAAAGCGTGCGGATTGTGCTGCGGACTTTGCTCGCCGGCGAGAGTTCCAGATCCAGCAATTGCGCCTGCTGTTGGCGCTTCCATTATGCTGGATGCGTGCAAAGATGGAGCTGCTGCAGTCGCTATTGTGGTGGCCGTTGACgatgctgccgctgccgccgccccTGACGACGTGCTGTTCGACAgcttgctactgctgttggTCTGATTCTGCCGACGCGGCTTGATGCCCGGCGATTTGAGCGGAATGTGCGGCCACTTTCGAGGCTAGAAGGGAGAATATGAAATTAGTTATATGACTTGTGAATGTGGAAGCATAATACTTACGAATTTCGGCACCGTCTTGCAACCCCTGGGCTCAATGCGTAGGCTTTCGTTATAGAGATAGTCAGACATCTGTTTGTCGGACAGTCCGTTGAACGGATCTAGTTGCTCGAAGAACTGTCGTATTGTGGACTCCTCGTTGAGACAGTATGGCTGGTTCTGGTACTGTTGAATTTCGCCAATAATCTCGGCCACTTTCCGTCGTTTTGAAAAGTTAATTAGCTCTGTGTTGGCTAGCAGGTCGGGGTTTCCCTCCTCCAAGTGGAGTATGTTGGTCAAGTAGCGACCGAAAAATGGCACACAAGGCGGATTGATGGATCGCAATCGTTCCTGATACTTCTTGAGATGATCGTCACTAAGCTCGCGGCATTCTTCCAAGAATTTTCTGTAGCGTTCGGGCAATCCCTGGAATGTCCACCGCAGTCGATAAACTGATGCCGTGCCCATTGCCGCGACAATTGAGAGGATTCCATTAAAATTGTTCAATTCCAGCATCACCATCATAACTTCAATTGCGCGTTGCATAATTGCAAGGCGTTCCTCGTAATTCTCCGCTTCGGTTATGGATTTCTCAATCCAGCGGGTCACGTTTGTGGTGTGCTTCATGATCTTCAGTAAATTAGGGCTCTTCACCTCCTTGTCCTTTTTCGTCCAGGGGGACCCGACCAACTCCGAGGGCTTTACATTCTTGTACATCTCGAATTCCAGCAGAGTTAGCTGACGGGCCAGTTCCAGTGGGTGCAGGGTGAGGAGCGTTATCTCGTCGTTGGGTACGCTAAGGTGATGCTCAATGGGCGGCGGATCGTGGCCATAGGCGTATACAATCTTCTTATTGCTTTTCTCCTGCTCGTTCTGTAAAGAATACCCAAGAAATTAACGTAGCTTCAACAATGTGTTTATAATCAGTTACTCACCTTTCTTTGAACAATCTTAAGCACGGAATCCACCCACTTGCGCATCGATTTGCCATTCACGTGCTCCAGAAAGCTAAGCAGCTTCTCCAGCAACATGGGATCCTTCTCGAAATCGTAAAAATGGTGGTCGACCCAATGGCGCAGCACGTTGAGCACTCGAAACTGCACTGGCTGCACATACTCCTTGCGATAGCGTTTCCAGTCCTCGCGATGCGAGTTCTTGTGCTCCTTGTCACCGCCAACGCCGCCGATGCCTCCCGCACCTGCTGCACCCGTGTCTTGATAGACCAAGCTGGGATCCGGTATGTTGAAGCGCTCCactagcagctgcagcaatTGCTGCGGTGAGCAGAAGTAGCGATATGTGGTGAGGAAGGTGCGCACGAAGGTCGGGTCGGCGTAGATGTGATAGGTGAGGCGCTCGATCAGCTTGCAAAGCGTCGCTCCCTTGATCATCGGCACTCCTGCGCTTTCGCGCTCCTCCAACACGATATTGTCACCGCTGTCGGGCACCGCGAACTTGTAAATCTCCGGGCTGGGCATACGCAGTGGGTGCTTTCGCTCGATGTCTTGCAGTATGCTGTCCAAGTGCCTGTCCAGCATCGACTTGGTGATCACCATCAACAGGTCCGCCATCCAATCGTGCTTGTGTTGTGCATTCTTGGCGGTCAGCACAATTGGCGGCTGCATCCTGGGCGCCAACTCGAAGCTGTTCTTCAGGTCATCGCTGTCTGGTCGGTCGTTGATATCTACGCGTCGCATAAAATACTTCTCCTTCAGCCGGTAATCGTAGGCCGTTGCTCCTGCCGATggtgtttgctttttggtgTTTGCCTTGCATAGCACCATCAGCCCATCGAAGAGAAACACCTTGCGCTCGCTCCAGATTCGTTTTCCTGATCCAAGCTTGCTTAGCGAATCCTCTGTAAGTTTAAAATAGCATTGCCATTGAAGGATAACTGTTTGATATTTGACAGCTCTCGTCGCCGACACTCACCGCGAATAAATTCATTGCAATTTTGGCCCACGTCCTTGTCCTCCCAGTGCTCGACCTTCATTTGGAGCTCCCGCGTCCGCTCGATGGCCAGCTGGCGGCGCACTCGGCCGCTGACGGGAACTTGTCGCTCCTTGGACAGGCTGGCCATAACCTTCTCGAGATCGCAGTGGAGTGGATGCAGCAGGCCCTGGACCTGTTCGAAGCTCTCGATGTCGTCCTGCGACGAGCTGAGATCCTTGAGGTGCTTGATGTAGTCAAAGTACACGAAGGCATGGCAAATGGGCACCAGAAGCAGCTTGGGCAAATAGTACTTGACAGCATCGCGAAAGCCATGGCCGGCTGTGGTCAGGGATGAGGCCTAAAAGCAGCGATTTGAGTACAATATTTCGCAAGAATAGTATCAGTACTTACCCCTGGTTTGGACAGGAGATTGTTGAGTGCATCCCGTGAGGCCTGCGAGGTCACATCGTAGGCGTACTTCTTGTACACGTCGAACTCCTCGGCCTCGGCCAGTTCCTCAAAGCAGCTGCCCACACAGGGGGCACTCTGCTCCTGGGACATCTCAATGACGTCCTCCAGGGAGCCGAGCAGAGTCACCGTCACTTCGTAAATGTCCATTATGTTGGAGAATATCGGTTCTAGCTCCCGGGGATCGGACACGATCTTCACCAACTCCTCGCGAAAGACGCGTATGATCATGTGCAGGTCGCGCTGGTACTGCTTCTCGTCGTGGATCAGCTCCTTGACCGTCTCCTCGTAGGTGGCACTTGCTCGCTGGGCGGGCAGTGACAGGGGACTGGGCAGGATGTGGGCTTCACTCTGGTTGAGCATGTCCATTAGGACGCGATCGGCGTTCATCACCACCTCGATGTCCTCCTTGGTAATCTCGCAGTGGGCGATCTTGATCACATAGTCGCCGGCCATTTTGAGTATGTCCGCAGAGATGTACTCCAGCACGGCCACCAGGAAGGCGGACACGGAGCTGTCGATCTTGTACTGCAGCACATCCTTCTGGAGCAGCGTGTGCACCTTTTCCGTGGGCAGGACAGACTTGCGTTTCTTCGAGTTGATCACCTCCTTGGCCTCGTTGAGGGCCCACTGATCGATGGGCGCCGGAAAGGACTTGTTCACCTTCTCCTCCACATCCTGAACGGAGTGGGGCAGCGGTTTGGCGCACAGCATAGCCAGCAACCGTAGGCAGAGTTTCTCCACATACAGCAGAGCGTCCTCCTTGGCGGTGACCCGTGGATGCACCTGCTCCAGCACCTTCTTCAGCGACGGCGTAAACAAGCCCCTCCATCTCGCAGCATTCTCGCATTTGGTGAAGTCATAGCCATCGCAGTCCTGCAGCCCAGCCACGCCACCGCCACCAATGCCAacaccaccgcctccgccgcccTGGGtgccacctccaccaccaccgcctccgGTGCCCAGACCGATCCCGCCCCCGTAGCTGATGGTGTGGGCATGGCCGCTGGGCCCCGAGAACATCCTGTGCGCCGTAGACCGCCTTCCGTGGAGCACCTTCGTTGGCCGCCTGGCCGCCGCCTCCCCGCCCCTTGTCTGCGCTGAAGCCAGCGACGAGTGGAGCGAAACCAGGAACCTAGAACCTGGAACCTGGGGCACCTGGCACAGCCGGATCACCCGGGCGAGCCTCGCATGGCAGTCACACACTCGAACGCACGCACTGGACTCGTTTCGGGGATTCTACTTGGCTCGCGCGACCGTTTCGTTTGCAATTTGCTTGGGCTTTAGCACTTGTTTTCAGAATATGTATCttcgatatatatatatgtataatataatcTTCAACTCAACTCAATATTTTTCGCGGTGTGACCAGATGGCGGCACTGCCGTATTCCACCGAACGCTCGCGACCAACCCTGATACCTGCCACGGAATTCCCTAAATAATCCCGAATAAGGGCACCTTCGTGGTGAATGGCCTTTCAGAGGAAGAGGAAgcattttgaatttgaaaaatttaaatatattataaaattatgaaaaataacttttatttaatataaccATTATAAGTAGATTATTAACATATTCTAGTTTAATATGGTCAATCAAAAGTCGTGCTCTTAGAGtgatataaatttattggCGTATTTCCTagaaaggaggaggaggtaGTAAAACAACTGTATTTGAATATAAGCAAAAAAGCTGAAGcgttaaattcaaaataaaattaaagatgCATTGTTGATAGATGTAGTGCAGTATGCAAATGTTTCGTTCGAACGTTAACTTATTATTCAGAAAATTATGTTCAATTACTTCTTCACTTTGGAAGGCCAAACGATACTTTCAATCCACTCGACATAGAAATAAACGTTCGTGAACTTAGTACGCGGATATTGGGCATCGCATAATCCGCCATTGGATACAATGCCGATGACCTGACCCAGGCAGCCGCCCCACCTGGGATGCCACTTGGCCAATGGTCCTCCGGAATCCCCGTGACACACGTCGCTGATATTGTTGACTCCGCCGGCGCAGATGTGCATGTCACTGCTGGCCCGGGAGCAGTCCGAAATGTTGAGTACCTGCAAGTCTGCTTTGCGCAGCTCATCGGGCTGCCTTTGACTCACAGAGTCCAGGTAACCCCATCCGCTAACGGTCAGCGCCTCGTGATCCTCCACTGGAGACGTGGCCAGGCAGGCTGGCTTGATTTTCGCATTGAAAACGATGGTTTCGTTCAGCTGCAGCAGGGCAATATCATTTACTAAGCTCAATGCGTCGTAGTCCCGGTGATGGATAGCCTTGACCACCTGATAAACCTGGCTCTCGCTTTTGTTGTAGGCACCCAGCCCAACGAAGAAGTCCCTGCAAAGCAGAAAGGCGCTTTAGACTATGATATGGTGGCACTACGCCATACCAAACATACGGGTCTTCATCCACGAGTAGGATGCAATGGGCCGCAGTTAGCACGTATCTCTCGTGAATCACTGTGCCGCCGCATATCCATTCCGGCTTTTCCGTCGCGCTTCCGCGGCTCCTCTTCCCGATCACCGCCATGTACTGACGCTCATGTCGGTCGGTCCCATTGCTGTGGGAAATGAGGAGCTCCGGTGGGCAGAAGGACTGGTCGTTTGAATAATCCTGGCAGGCTTGACAGCAGGTGATTTTGAAATGAATTGGATTTTTAATGCTTACACATAAAAACCGTGTTTAAATCCAATTATATATGCCATTTTAACacatattttgatatttaaatgtagagttcatttgcttaaatgTGAATGACAAGCATTCCTTCCATTAAATGGAAGGTACCAACCTCTTCTCGACGGCGAGTCATTCGTGGGTCTTGTGGGTGGCCTGCAACAGACGGTTCCATCGGCACAGTACGGAACCTTCTTCAACTTCTTGGCATACAAGCAACGATGATACGGCAGACAGTCCCCTCCATCGCAATCAACTCCCTGCGTTGGAGCTCCAACCATCATAAGTACAATGGTCAGGATGTATGTGAGATGCATTTCGAGATTTAACTTAGTTCATCTAAAAAATGCAAGACGCGTCCGATTTCAACGCCTCTCGATCGAAAACTAACTTGAGATCAATAGGAGTTGAAAGGAGAGCATCCTCAAGTACATTGTGatcaattaaaacaattaagcGTTCAAAACCAGTGCAGTGCAACATTAAAAGAACAAGCCGAAGCTTTTATACCCTCgcagtaaatatatattcattacAGAAGTATCCTATGTAAACTAAACACCTGAGAGcc from Drosophila yakuba strain Tai18E2 chromosome 2L, Prin_Dyak_Tai18E2_2.1, whole genome shotgun sequence includes these protein-coding regions:
- the LOC6527552 gene encoding protein son of sevenless, which gives rise to MFSGPSGHAHTISYGGGIGLGTGGGGGGGGTQGGGGGGVGIGGGGVAGLQDCDGYDFTKCENAARWRGLFTPSLKKVLEQVHPRVTAKEDALLYVEKLCLRLLAMLCAKPLPHSVQDVEEKVNKSFPAPIDQWALNEAKEVINSKKRKSVLPTEKVHTLLQKDVLQYKIDSSVSAFLVAVLEYISADILKMAGDYVIKIAHCEITKEDIEVVMNADRVLMDMLNQSEAHILPSPLSLPAQRASATYEETVKELIHDEKQYQRDLHMIIRVFREELVKIVSDPRELEPIFSNIMDIYEVTVTLLGSLEDVIEMSQEQSAPCVGSCFEELAEAEEFDVYKKYAYDVTSQASRDALNNLLSKPGASSLTTAGHGFRDAVKYYLPKLLLVPICHAFVYFDYIKHLKDLSSSQDDIESFEQVQGLLHPLHCDLEKVMASLSKERQVPVSGRVRRQLAIERTRELQMKVEHWEDKDVGQNCNEFIREDSLSKLGSGKRIWSERKVFLFDGLMVLCKANTKKQTPSAGATAYDYRLKEKYFMRRVDINDRPDSDDLKNSFELAPRMQPPIVLTAKNAQHKHDWMADLLMVITKSMLDRHLDSILQDIERKHPLRMPSPEIYKFAVPDSGDNIVLEERESAGVPMIKGATLCKLIERLTYHIYADPTFVRTFLTTYRYFCSPQQLLQLLVERFNIPDPSLVYQDTGAAGAGGIGGVGGDKEHKNSHREDWKRYRKEYVQPVQFRVLNVLRHWVDHHFYDFEKDPMLLEKLLSFLEHVNGKSMRKWVDSVLKIVQRKNEQEKSNKKIVYAYGHDPPPIEHHLSVPNDEITLLTLHPLELARQLTLLEFEMYKNVKPSELVGSPWTKKDKEVKSPNLLKIMKHTTNVTRWIEKSITEAENYEERLAIMQRAIEVMMVMLELNNFNGILSIVAAMGTASVYRLRWTFQGLPERYRKFLEECRELSDDHLKKYQERLRSINPPCVPFFGRYLTNILHLEEGNPDLLANTELINFSKRRKVAEIIGEIQQYQNQPYCLNEESTIRQFFEQLDPFNGLSDKQMSDYLYNESLRIEPRGCKTVPKFPRKWPHIPLKSPGIKPRRQNQTNSSSKLSNSTSSGAAAAAASSTATTIATAAAPSLHASSIMEAPTAGAIAGSGTLAGEQSPQHNPHAFSVFAPVIIPERNTSSWSGTPQHTRAEQNNGEVSVPAPHLPKKPGAHVWANHSTLASSSAMDVFSPALPEHLPPQSLPDSNPFASDTEAPPSPLPKLVVSPRHETGNRSPFHGRMQNSPTHSTASTVTLTGMSASAGEEFCPGGFYFNSAHQGQPGAVPISPHVNVPMATNMEYRAVPPPLPPRRKERTESCADMAQKRQAPDAPTLPPRDGELSPPPIPPRLNHSTGISYLRQSHGKSKEFVGKSSLLLPNTSSIMIRRNSAIEKRAAATTQPSAVGPISTTLVTVSQAVATDEPLPLPISPAASSSTTTSPLTPAMSPMSPNIPSHPVESTSSSYAHQLRMRQQQAHPAIYSQHHHATHLPHHQHQHHSNPTQSRSSPKEFFPIATSLEGTPKLPPKPSLSANFYNNPDKGTMFLYPSTNEE
- the LOC6527553 gene encoding cysteine sulfinic acid decarboxylase, with the translated sequence MLASENFPTHHFKESIFKPYSTSGDDLASATPLTAAAALVATTSSPADSSSAVAFETASKMLATNNNNNNNITSSKDDLSSFVASHPAAEFEGFIRACVDEIIKLAVFQGTNRSSKVVEWHEPAELRQLFDFQLREKGESQDKLRELLRETIRFSVKTGHPYFINQLYSGVDPYALVGQWLTDALNPSVYTYEVAPLFTLMEEQVLAEMRRIVGFPNGGQGDGIFCPGGSIANGYAISCARYRHSPESKKNGLFNAKPLIIFTSEDAHYSVEKLAMFMGFGSEHVRKIATNEVGKMRLSDLEEQVKQCLENNWQPLMVSATAGTTVLGAFDDLAGISELCKKYNMWMHVDAAWGGGALMSKKYRHLLSGIERADSVTWNPHKLLAASQQCSTFLTRHQQVLAQCHSTNATYLFQKDKFYDTSFDTGDKHIQCGRRADVFKFWFMWKAKGTQGLEAHVEKVFRMAEFFTAKVRERPGFELVLESPECTNISFWYVPPGLREMERNREFYDRLHKVAPKVKEGMIKKGSMMITYQPLRQLPNFFRLVLQNSCLEESDMVYFLDEIESLAQNL
- the LOC26535843 gene encoding trypsin-1, which gives rise to MHLTYILTIVLMMVGAPTQGVDCDGGDCLPYHRCLYAKKLKKVPYCADGTVCCRPPTRPTNDSPSRRACQDYSNDQSFCPPELLISHSNGTDRHERQYMAVIGKRSRGSATEKPEWICGGTVIHERYVLTAAHCILLVDEDPDFFVGLGAYNKSESQVYQVVKAIHHRDYDALSLVNDIALLQLNETIVFNAKIKPACLATSPVEDHEALTVSGWGYLDSVSQRQPDELRKADLQVLNISDCSRASSDMHICAGGVNNISDVCHGDSGGPLAKWHPRWGGCLGQVIGIVSNGGLCDAQYPRTKFTNVYFYVEWIESIVWPSKVKK